A stretch of Dysidea avara chromosome 5, odDysAvar1.4, whole genome shotgun sequence DNA encodes these proteins:
- the LOC136255740 gene encoding uncharacterized protein, whose protein sequence is MTMVGCCENDHVLDWASSDFHRNKNGSRIFSINLSLASAIVLSGNRFVKISTCLRFMDVASIQKTTFDNYKRHFICPAVKKFYAKKQKTLLMKFKSNDLVLSGDGRCDFPGKSAKFCTYSMMETTHNQILHFENMDKCEIGLQSPNIEREGMVHCLNFLISGGIKITEVVTDSSTSVAKTLATDYPAIHHSRDMWHKAKKLKKTLSENM, encoded by the exons ATGACAATGGTTGGGTGCTGTGAGAATGATCATGTGTTAGACTGGGCATCCTCGGATTTTCACAGAAATAAAAATGGCAGTAGGATATTCAGCATCAATCTTTCTCTTGCATCTGCAATTGTTTTGTCTGGTAATCGCTTCGTTAAAATAAGCACATGCCTCAGGTTCATGGATGTGGCCTCTATCCAGAAAACGACCTTTGATAATTATAAGCGTCATTTCATATGCCCTGCAGTGAAAAAATTTTATGCGAAGAAACAG AAAACTCTCCTGATGAAGTTCAAATCAAATGATCTGGTACTTTCAGGTGATGGAAGGTGTGATTTTCCAGGCAAGAGTGCCAAATTCTGTACCTATTCAATGATGGAGACAACACATAATCAAATTCTCCACTTTGAAAACATGGACAAATGTGAAATAGGTCTTCAGTCACCCAATATAGAAAGAGAGGGAATGGTGCATTGTCTGAATTTCCTGATTAGTGGTGGTATAAAAATTACTGAAGTGGTAACTGATTCATCTACTTCTGTTGCGAAGACTTTAG CTACTGATTACCCAGCTATTCACCACTCGCGAGATATGTGGCACAAGGCAAAGAAACTGAAGAAGACTTTGAGTGAG AACATGTGA